GATATTTTGGGAATTCAGAATATAGGAGGCATGGGATCTTACTTAGGTTTACCAGAAAGCCTTGGAGGATCTAAGGTAcaagtgtttggttttgtaCAAGACCGTTTGAATAATAGTGTTAAAGGATggacttttagattttttactaaAGGAGGGAAATAGGTAATTATTAAATCGGTGGTTACGGTCCTGCCAAACCATGTTATGTCTGTTTATCGGTTACCGAAGACTACAGTAAAAAAGTTAACGAGTGCAGTagctcagttttggtggagtccaggaggaAGTACAAAAGacatgcattggaaatcataaGATAAATTATGTGTGCCTAAAGATAATGGTGGACTAGACTTTAAGGATCTTATTGACTTTAATACGACTATGCTTGGAAAGCAATCGTGGAGGCTGATTGAGAAGCCAAATACTCTTTTTTCAAGAGTCTTCAAAGGACGGTACTACATGAATGCtacacccctggaaccgatccgCTCATACTCCCAGTCAtgtggctggaggagtattattTCGGCTAGATCtttggtttgtaaaggactaattaaaagggtgggaacaggttcatctatctcagtatggaatgatccttggttCCCAGCCACTcacccgagaccagcaaacaaaaaccttCAAAACAGTTATCCggacctcacagtggattccctCATTAATCTGGAATCCCAAACTTGGAATTTACAGGCAATCAGGGCTTTGGTGGATCCTCATgatgtaaaaaatattgaaattattCCATTAAGTAGAGATCCGATGGAggataggaatggatggcattttactaACAATGGGAAATACTCGGCCCAATCAGGTTATCAAGTGGAACGGATATATCCTGACAAGAAAAAACCATCAGAATTTTATGGTCCCACAGTGGATACACTAAAAACTTTCTGCTGGAAAGTGCGGtgcctccccccccccccccccttccgGAAGATAAAGCATTTCTTATGGCAACTCCTTTCAGGATGCATTGCGgtaatgaaaaatctaaaaggaAGAGGGATACAAGGGGATAAATGTAGTGCTCGATGCGGAGATCtggaggaatcaataaaccatgtgtttttgaatgtcctccagcacgtcAAGTGTAGGCATTATCTAAGATACCATCGCATCCCAATATTTTTCCTATCAGTTCTTTTTTcgctaatatggatcatcttttttggagagtcaatccaaagatggatgatcaCCAATTTGCAttgatattatggtatatatgtAAATGCCGGAATAACAAAGTTTTTAGTGATCTGTATATTGATCCGAGGGAAACACTTAAAATAGCAGAATTGGAGTCAttactttgggctgaggcatAGGTAGTAAATGACCCAATGAGGGGGCATCAGGTACAGACCAGTCCCACACTAGCGACGCCAGGACGATGGTGTTTCATAGATGTATCATGGAAAGATAAGGATTTAGTTTCAGGGCAATGCTGGTATAGCACTTTAccgggttttgatggtttattaggGGCGATgaatgtaagggcatgtctCTCACCCCTTCATTCGGAGGTGGAGGCATTAATTTAGGAAATgaaatgtatgaagaatttaagacagtttcaggtaacgtttgcaacggattgttctcaattggtgaagatagtttcggaaccagaagagccAGCATTTGAACGTTATCTGGAAGACATTAAACTCTTAAAAAGAAGTTTCCTCAACTTATACATCGTTCATGTACCCCGGACGGAGAACCTACAGGtggatagcttagcacgcagtgtTAGGAAACAACTGTcattcgtcgttcacatggatgcggagttaccgatttggtttacagagttaacatgagtctgtaaatgtttgctgtaaaaaaaacatatagaaaatctatctttgttgaacaaataaaaaatttaaaacatcttactttcgggaacagaGAAAAAGTGTAACTGAACACGgacaattatataataatttcttctTCCAACATTGTTGTGTTGTTATGAAGGTATATCTGGTGGGTATATACAAAAGAGTGGATGATAACAACAAGTCATGATTAAGACAATCTGATTATGCTTGATTGATTAAAGTTGAgccaaattaaacataaaatgcttactttttattatattcttttcGGGGTCTATATGAATAAAAGGAAAAACGACAACCAAAGGCAAAGCATCATTTCATCAGGGGCCATTTTAAACGATTTAATAGCTTTGAACGAAACATTTAGTATGAActgtatataaacatttttttaacttttcttcATTGCATTTctttaaatgaaatttattcGGGAAATTTGGAAAATGTCTAAAAGTTCAGACTTTTTTAGGGTTGTGTGTTGTTGTTGTATGTGAGtaagtttttaattaattataaatcatttatcatAATTTCCCCAAGTATTTAGTCCTTTAACAGTTTGAAATATACTTTTTTATCAACTGAAATTATAATCagtaaaataacattaaaaaattttgTGAACTCATAGATCCAGGGCAACCGCCCCTCTCTCCATGGTCAAGAGCCGGGACTGCATGTCATGCCCGCTATCCTCCATCTCcctcaattatatttttcttagtttTATTATAACTACACCAATGTTACATTCTAAAAAGGTTATTTTTTAGACTgaaaataataatgttattgTCTACAACAATATCCCAATATATAGTGCAATGTCAAATTCgtgggaaaataattttaatacttAACCAAAAAGACAATTGGCCACTATCCCTCACTTAATGTGTGGTGTATTGAATCCTTGTCATATGTTTACGTTGCCAAAGTTTTTTTTAGCTAAACtgtaaaattcatattaatgaaGGATAGATTGTACAAAGATCAATCTAAAATCTGGTATCTTTTTACGTCGCCGATGTtcaaatttgcaaaaaaaaagtaatagaaAGAAGAATCTGGTATCTCCAAAAACTTAGACCACATTGACGATATAAACACAAGAAAATATGATGTTTTCACGAACTCAGATTCACAACGAGAGTATTAAAATGAAAAGCACAACAAACAGAATAACGCCCAACCAAAAGAATGTCAAGAATACAATACGTGTGTTCTCAAAACATTTAACTTTGGATTAAATGTCGTTTtaatgtttcaaaaatatactccatccgtttcatttTACTTGTCGTTCTAGACTTCGACacacagattaataaaacatttaagtttatctatttactagataaaaacatcattatcaaTACATCTAACcagatttcaaccaatagaaaaatagattagaataaaaagtcaataaaatttgcattgaaatcataaaacgacactaattttgaaacaaaaattttgcTCTAAAACGACGTCTAATtcaaaacggagggagtatatgttttagagttttcaatcattttgtagttattttttactccctctgttcccgaaagtaaaattttctaaaatgttcacgcttattaagaattcaataaatttttataatttaatttttcttttactttattatacactttccaataatttttcaccaatgaaatttagtcaattcaaatatttgtatttaatgtttcttaaaagtattaaaaagtaccttaaacatatagaaaatctatctttgtggaacaactaaaaaatctaaaacatcttactttcgggaacggaggCAGTATAAATTTAAACCAATATGAAATTAATATAAACACATGAcgttaacaaaatattatatgaacAGATTTTCTGACTTAAACGGTGAATATTTAGTAAACATTTAcatcatttttttgtaattattattttcaaaagatgTTATGTATTTGAGTCAGCAAACATCAAACATTAAACTAAATATTCACCTTTTGAGTCAGAAAATCCGTACAGTAAATAGAATTGGTTTATTgatgaagaaagaaaaacatgaaCTGACTATATTTGTTTGGGCTTGATAGTAATTATAACACCAAAGCCCATATAATTGGGCTTTAAAAGCTCTTATAGTCTCCGTCGTAAAAGCCCTAAGGagaaaagcctgcgaaaatggTGTAGCGTCTTGTCTAACAACTACGCCACCAAATCGAACCAACACCGCATCGTCGAGACTCCACGTCTCCTTTCGATGCATGATGTGTAAACAACAATCACCCATCTTTTCAGAGTGTAATACGTATGTGAAtctactccttttttttttttttaatctactCTGGTTCTCTGGACTTTGATTCTCGTGTAGCTTAagcgttttatgtttttttcttcttcctctttgttTTTGGCCTTGGATTACATACATTTTTACACGGTGAAATGTTGAATTTCGATCAGGTCAAAATTAAGTTCATCAACTCATGAAATTTACTACCCAACGTTCCTATACAGCTAGTGAAGTTATGAGCACACAAAATAAGGAATGGTGAAATTTTCGTGAATGCTGCTGACAATGACATTTTGAGTTACTTAGTCTTTGTAAAGTGTTTCACATATATAAATTAGATCACTGAAGTGTACATAACCTATTGACAAGCTTAACATATTGAAAAATGAAATAGAAATTTTACTCGCACTTGAATTTCTTAACTTCATTCTATAACTATATTCTAAAAACCTTTTTGAATATTTCAGTGACAATCTCGTATATTATGGTGGTACTTCTGACTTTATCAGCTctagaaaatattttctttctgGCACTGCAAtcaaactaaaatgtttttttaatggtTTCTCTCTTTAATTTAGGTTGGTTTAGTCTATGTCATCTTCACTCAAGTCAAGCTAGCCTAAACTGACTTGTGCAAACAGTCAACGAAGCATAAATGAATTTTCCTTGCATTAGTGAAAGAGAGCCTACAAGAGGAACAACCTGgcttacaaaaacaaaaccaagaagacaaagacatgaaaatctatccAAATCCATCAAGTTGTGGAGAAACAAGCTGGCAAATCTCCATTAACGGATGGCAAAGAAGAATAATAACTCTCCAACAATGTCATGTTATGTTTCACGTCTTCATAATGGTGAGGGTGTTTCTCTTCAACTGTTGAGGCAATATCACCAAACCTGAGTGTGGCACAGTGACTATGAAGATCTTCATTGAAACTATGCATGTTCCTCATTTCCCCATTTCCTTCGAGTCCCTTTTCTTGATACTCTTGTGGTAGGCTTACAAGATCAGGACACTGCTCTTGGGCCAACACCGCACTGAGGTCGATCTTGCCGGTGCATTCTCCCAAGAAGCTCGAATATGATGATGGCATGTTTAGGAGAAACGAGGGGAATTCATTAGACGAGGCGAGCCTTGGAAACTGAGCTTGTATTTCTTGTGGAGCAAGAAAGAGATTTGTGAGGTATTGTTGGTCTAAACATGAAACCGGATTGAAATCGTTGGTGGGCTCGTAGGAAGTGAAATCCAAGTAAGAGAATGGACTTATAGAGGCAGCAAGAGGAGTTGTACTACTACTAGTTTTGGGAATTTTGTTCGTGTTCTCATGGTGAAACTGGAAGTGAGAGCTAGTTTTGAGGTCTGAAGAAAAGTGTGATGTGTTTGATGGCTTTTGGTTGGACATTGTGTCGATGCTTGTGTCTGATGGTAACGAGGAAACAAAGGAGTGAGAGAGAGCTTTTAGGGTCGTTGTGTTTGACTTTTTGAAGATTCTGCATATAGCCCACGAGTCCTGTAGTGATccatataaattttgtattagtaACAAACATCGTGTTGCATAAACTATATTAACAATAAGAgtcatctaaactattaaaactgaagtacaaatagTACTTATCCATAAGTTTTcttcaataattaaaaatgcCACTGACCTTATCTCTATACTTTTAGTCTAACTAAAAAGCTTACACGAATTTAACCATGAACATTAAAAGCCCATTACATTAGATTTGTGGTACTATTATCGTTGTTTGAACCTTACAACAAAGCTCGGTTTAATAACTTATATAACACGGTTTGATCTAAAGTATCAGTAAACcggataatatttaaaattgaaattttaaaattctatcaAATAACTTATATTAACAAAGAAGATATCAACTTGCAAATCGAtgccaaaaaaatatatcaacttGCAAATCACAGTTGGTATATTCTATGTTATAAAGTGTTTACAGATATTTATGATATTACTATTGTAAATCTTGCAAAtcattctatttattttagTCAAAATGTAAATATGTACACATAATATTCCTATATATTCACCGTCTTAATATCTTGCCTTAACAAAAACCTAAATTATAGCTATCATATTAACCACAAAGATTTCAAACTTTTAAATCACGCTTTAGTATAATCTTATATGTAAAGTTTATTCTTATTCTACAACttgcaaatcaagctttcaaatatttagtttagatttcTTCTCTCTTATTTCCTGCaccaacaatatatatatacagtatacCATTCCTAGAACGATAACCTATTCATATTCCGAAAAAGTAACGTAAAAATTGTTTCCCACTTCACGTTTTATACTTCTCGAACGTCAAACCATTTAAAACTTGATGGTGATCTCAAGTCAAACTACTGCATTCccagaaacaaaacaagagagactcttttttttttttttatcaaatcaagAGAGACTCTTGATATGGTTCTCGCCAATGAAAACTATAAGcattttgcaatttttttttttctttcacataCTATTGATCTATAAGTAATGACAAAACCATATGTTGTAGGGTGTTAAAATCGGTTATTGATCTAAGAAAGTTACGGCCCGTTATTTTCATTAAGGTGATTTTCATTGTGCTTGGTtactatgtttttttattatcataaaacaatttaaatagataatataaatatgttatacatatatatattcatgttatatttgttttttgtagAATAAGTGGTAtagtataaatattaaaatgtagtTTTTCTCATCTATCTAGCTATCATACATATTCATTTgcaaaaatctaatattaaattatttaccaaaaagtCTTTGGTTTTGGAAAAACCAtactaatataaatacaaaaaaatataatatatatatgatccaTGCGGATGATAAACCGAATAAGAAGTAATGTATGTAACATTAGCTTACACTATCAAAATTTGATACTAAATGAACAAGGTCACACATATATAAAttgtgaaaaataattaaacatttataaatatttaaaattacaaaacgaaaataaatCCGCGCGCTCAAAGTCTAGTAGTATTTAAGGCATAAGCATCCACAGTCTATTTATTTAATGAGCTTAGCTggctttttcatatttatcataaattataagatacttttgattatttgcatatgagttgtaattttaagaaaatgtttCATAAAAACCTTATTGTTATTAGAAATAGATTATAGTAGACACGGAAAACACACAATAGTTTAAGCTTACAATCAAAGGGGAAAAGGTaggggaaaaaaaaagaaacgagtccctaaaatataaaatccatATATTCACATCTCTAGTATTTGTCAATAAACAatcttgaaaaatatatttgcttTATTAATGTTAAAGAGAGATATATAGTTCAACTCACTAGCTACTTTGCGAAAAATGCACCAAATTCAAGATATACATTATTTACACATAACAATTATCCTCAAAACCTTCTAACCAGATCTTCgatcttaataattaaatttgtacGTATAGCCGTCCGCATAACTTTTTAACCATATATGTTTCTATttccaaataaattaaatctaGACAAATCATTGAATTAACCCGAACTTACGTTTGGAGAGACAGGCGAATCGAAGAACCTCTTAGAAGAAGGAGTTGGCTCCGAGATAGAAGGCAAACGAAACTCATGCATCATCCAATCAGTCTTAACTCCTTTCGCAGCTCTTCCTTGGTAGAACACCAGTGACTTCTTTAGACCTATGCATTTGTTTCCTTCCGACGAGTATATCGGCCTGTCTGTTCCCGTGGCTTTCCAGAAACCAGCTCCAGTCACTCGGTTCGGCCTCGAGCTATTCCTATACTTCCTGTCCCTCGGACAGTAAAAATACCATTCCTTTTCACCCGTCATTGCAAACcctaatatattaattcaaaacAGCAACAATAACAAACATATTTGGTTAGACATCAGTTACTTATATTATTTGTAAGCAACGAATATGAGATATAAAgtatgaaaaattatatatacttggAAGATCCCAGGGGTCGTATTTGTAGATATCGAGTTGTCTTATGAGTTCAATGGAGAGAGGATGGTGTTGAACCTTCCGCTTGAGGTAG
This region of Brassica napus cultivar Da-Ae chromosome C5, Da-Ae, whole genome shotgun sequence genomic DNA includes:
- the LOC106443057 gene encoding protein FEZ-like encodes the protein MGERNVDGDQKMEEVLLPGFRFHPTDEELVSFYLKRKVQHHPLSIELIRQLDIYKYDPWDLPRFAMTGEKEWYFYCPRDRKYRNSSRPNRVTGAGFWKATGTDRPIYSSEGNKCIGLKKSLVFYQGRAAKGVKTDWMMHEFRLPSISEPTPSSKRFFDSPVSPNDSWAICRIFKKSNTTTLKALSHSFVSSLPSDTSIDTMSNQKPSNTSHFSSDLKTSSHFQFHHENTNKIPKTSSSTTPLAASISPFSYLDFTSYEPTNDFNPVSCLDQQYLTNLFLAPQEIQAQFPRLASSNEFPSFLLNMPSSYSSFLGECTGKIDLSAVLAQEQCPDLVSLPQEYQEKGLEGNGEMRNMHSFNEDLHSHCATLRFGDIASTVEEKHPHHYEDVKHNMTLLESYYSSLPSVNGDLPACFSTT